A single genomic interval of Brevundimonas diminuta harbors:
- a CDS encoding type I restriction endonuclease subunit R has translation MSEYRLAEKPALDAMTAMGYVALHDDAAMVMRQEANRVLLKPVLIEALQALNEGMGGEDAEAIYSDLSTLSDNEEWQRRLRGAYSRRLKGEAKDRPVALIDFKRPDRNRYHVVRQFKVEAQRSRIADLVVFVNGIPLVVIEAKCPLKAADRSGQAFEQIKQYERDIPRLFYPNAFNIVTDGMATLYGAAGAPAKFYAPWPDPWPRTRNEFADELTKDLWCLLEPSRLLDLLAHFILFESDPDTRRRIKKVCRYQQFGAVNKAVNRVAEGTKKKGLIWHTQGSGKSLTMVFLALKLKTHLTLDAPTLQNPNILVLTDRIDLDDQISKTFVACGLPNPKQAADVKALREAVARGGSGQILLSTIFKFQGSKEPIPNSEDWIVLVDECHRTQEKDLGAFLQATLPDARYFGFTGTPIKKADKDTYARFSEPGETYLDKYGIDDAVRDGATVPILYEGRKTEWSINEAEIDILFDRWFVDLSDEKREKLKQKGVSLALIAKHPERIRLIARDIWEHFKQTCRPDGFKAQIVAIDRESVVLYRLALAEVIAADLVRDGMAEADAAAKAERMIKCVLSKSQEDDKPSEDPEVQAVRAELVAHYLDADGEKTAKKAFKGSGDEPSFLIVCDKLLTGFDAPNEHVMYLDKPLREHGLLQAIARTNRTCSIKRPDGSTVDKPHGRIVDYIGVTQHLDDALSSYRADDVQNALRDLDLLRRDLRKTHAEFKRQLRLLGLDGMDEKAAAYAIEKLVSDGREDDWFELQRLGRHFVRTYGDLSPDPAILDFTEDVKWAATFLRLAQQAITKDQSLDHLTYSGKIREMLEEHVRATGLTTTVRLRNITDPDFKDDFQTEEKSEEELHEAFVRKAAELKRVTRELVDKNPAQYGRFSERVLEIIRRFEEGQIAAADGLKDFEDLTGGIAAEASAHDELGMDERAFAILRIIEPHAPDAEHTVLQGVAVKVGHLYAGTQASQPSWFFMDGYKKELRREVRKLLRPLELDDANAVRDEIEDYAVHAYAEGH, from the coding sequence ATGAGCGAATACCGCCTCGCCGAGAAGCCCGCGCTCGATGCCATGACGGCCATGGGCTACGTCGCGCTTCATGACGACGCGGCGATGGTGATGCGGCAGGAGGCAAACCGCGTCCTGCTGAAGCCGGTGCTGATCGAGGCCCTTCAGGCTCTGAACGAAGGAATGGGCGGCGAGGACGCCGAGGCGATCTACAGCGACCTTTCTACCTTGTCCGACAACGAGGAATGGCAGCGTCGTCTGCGCGGCGCCTACTCCCGGCGGCTGAAGGGCGAGGCCAAGGACAGGCCGGTCGCGCTGATCGACTTCAAGCGGCCCGATAGAAACCGCTACCACGTCGTGCGCCAGTTCAAGGTTGAAGCGCAGCGGTCGCGCATCGCCGATCTGGTGGTGTTCGTGAACGGCATTCCGCTGGTCGTGATCGAGGCAAAATGCCCGCTGAAGGCGGCGGATCGTTCGGGTCAGGCGTTCGAGCAGATCAAGCAGTATGAGCGCGACATCCCGCGCTTGTTCTACCCCAACGCCTTTAACATCGTCACGGATGGTATGGCGACTCTATATGGTGCGGCCGGCGCCCCAGCGAAGTTCTACGCCCCTTGGCCCGACCCGTGGCCGCGCACGCGCAACGAGTTCGCCGACGAACTGACCAAAGACCTGTGGTGTCTGCTGGAGCCGTCGCGACTGCTGGACCTACTGGCTCATTTCATCCTCTTCGAGAGCGACCCTGACACCAGGCGGCGGATCAAGAAGGTCTGTCGCTATCAGCAGTTCGGGGCGGTCAACAAGGCGGTGAACCGCGTCGCCGAGGGGACCAAGAAGAAGGGTCTGATCTGGCATACCCAAGGTTCGGGCAAGAGCCTGACGATGGTGTTCCTCGCCCTGAAGCTGAAGACCCACCTGACGCTGGATGCGCCGACGCTCCAGAATCCCAACATCCTCGTCCTGACCGACCGCATCGACTTGGACGATCAGATATCCAAGACCTTCGTCGCCTGTGGTCTGCCCAATCCGAAACAGGCGGCAGACGTGAAGGCGTTGCGCGAGGCTGTGGCGCGCGGTGGCTCTGGCCAAATCCTGCTCTCGACCATCTTCAAGTTCCAAGGATCGAAAGAGCCAATCCCGAATTCGGAGGATTGGATAGTGCTGGTGGACGAGTGCCATCGCACGCAGGAGAAAGACCTCGGCGCCTTCCTACAGGCAACACTGCCCGACGCTCGCTACTTCGGCTTCACCGGCACGCCCATCAAGAAAGCCGACAAGGACACCTATGCCCGGTTCAGCGAGCCGGGTGAGACATACTTGGACAAATACGGGATCGACGACGCCGTGCGCGACGGCGCGACCGTGCCGATCCTCTACGAAGGCCGGAAGACCGAATGGTCGATCAACGAGGCCGAGATCGACATCCTATTCGACCGCTGGTTCGTCGATCTGTCCGATGAGAAGCGCGAGAAGCTGAAGCAGAAGGGTGTCAGCCTCGCGCTGATCGCCAAGCACCCGGAGCGCATCCGGCTGATCGCGCGAGACATCTGGGAGCACTTCAAACAGACCTGTCGCCCGGACGGGTTCAAGGCCCAGATCGTCGCCATCGACCGTGAGTCAGTCGTGCTCTACCGGCTGGCATTAGCCGAGGTGATAGCCGCCGATCTGGTGAGGGATGGCATGGCCGAGGCAGACGCGGCGGCCAAGGCCGAGCGGATGATCAAGTGCGTCCTCTCCAAGAGCCAAGAGGACGACAAGCCGAGCGAAGACCCGGAAGTCCAAGCCGTCCGCGCAGAACTGGTTGCCCATTACCTCGACGCGGACGGAGAGAAGACAGCCAAGAAGGCGTTCAAGGGCAGCGGCGATGAGCCGAGCTTCCTGATTGTCTGCGACAAGCTGCTGACTGGCTTCGATGCGCCGAACGAGCACGTCATGTATCTGGATAAGCCTCTGCGTGAGCACGGGCTGCTTCAGGCCATCGCGCGGACCAATCGGACCTGCTCGATCAAGAGACCGGACGGCTCGACTGTCGATAAGCCGCACGGCCGGATCGTGGACTACATCGGCGTCACCCAGCACCTCGACGACGCCCTATCTTCCTACCGCGCCGACGATGTTCAGAACGCGCTGCGCGACCTCGACCTGCTGCGTCGTGACCTGCGGAAGACCCACGCCGAGTTCAAGCGTCAGCTTCGGCTGCTGGGCCTCGACGGCATGGACGAGAAGGCGGCCGCCTACGCCATAGAGAAGCTGGTGAGCGATGGCCGTGAAGACGACTGGTTCGAGCTTCAGCGGCTAGGGCGCCACTTCGTGCGGACCTATGGCGACCTGTCGCCCGACCCGGCCATCCTCGACTTCACCGAGGACGTGAAGTGGGCCGCGACCTTCCTGCGGCTGGCGCAACAAGCGATCACCAAGGACCAGAGCCTCGATCACCTGACCTACTCGGGCAAGATCAGGGAAATGCTGGAGGAGCATGTTCGCGCCACCGGCCTGACCACGACCGTCCGCCTCCGCAACATCACCGATCCCGACTTCAAGGATGACTTCCAGACCGAGGAGAAATCCGAGGAGGAGCTTCACGAGGCGTTCGTGCGCAAGGCCGCCGAACTGAAGCGCGTGACCCGCGAACTGGTCGATAAGAACCCGGCCCAATACGGCCGCTTCTCCGAGCGCGTGCTGGAGATCATCCGTCGCTTCGAGGAAGGCCAGATCGCCGCCGCCGATGGCCTGAAGGATTTCGAAGACCTGACCGGCGGCATCGCCGCCGAGGCGAGTGCCCATGACGAACTGGGTATGGACGAACGCGCCTTCGCGATCCTGCGGATCATCGAGCCGCATGCGCCGGATGCGGAGCATACGGTGCTTCAGGGCGTCGCAGTTAAGGTTGGCCATCTTTACGCCGGGACGCAGGCCAGCCAGCCGTCGTGGTTTTTCATGGATGGCTATAAAAAGGAGCTACGACGCGAGGTCCGCAAACTGCTGCGTCCGCTCGAACTGGATGACGCCAATGCCGTCCGTGACGAGATCGAGGACTACGCCGTCCACGCTTACGCCGAGGGTCATTGA
- a CDS encoding M48 family metallopeptidase, giving the protein MGVVRIGQTEVPYELRRSAAASERRITVTPGHVEVLALTTDDDAEIDAFLDRKRQWLFNTLRELETKTSKRAVVPVFMTGSKIPYRGRMARLTVRRHDGAHIEIDYRNGFLVDLPSWVREADQDAIVATEIKLWLKRRVRRDVMDIAAAYHRRFDLKPRTIRVADMKTGWGACGPTGSVLINWTLVFAPKAVLEYVVAHELAHLTVRSHGPDFWAHMATLMPDYDRPKGWLDRHQGALDASFLNTGPTLSAD; this is encoded by the coding sequence ATGGGCGTCGTCCGCATCGGTCAGACCGAAGTCCCCTACGAGCTTCGTCGATCCGCCGCCGCCTCTGAACGGCGGATCACGGTCACGCCCGGCCACGTCGAAGTGCTGGCCCTGACGACCGACGACGACGCCGAGATCGACGCCTTCCTCGACCGCAAACGGCAGTGGCTGTTCAACACCCTGCGAGAGCTTGAGACCAAGACATCGAAGCGCGCGGTTGTGCCCGTGTTCATGACCGGTTCCAAGATTCCCTATCGCGGACGGATGGCTCGGCTGACCGTGCGCCGACACGACGGCGCGCACATCGAGATCGACTACCGCAACGGCTTTCTGGTCGATCTTCCATCATGGGTCCGCGAAGCGGATCAGGACGCCATCGTCGCCACCGAGATCAAGCTGTGGCTGAAGCGTCGCGTGCGTCGGGACGTCATGGACATCGCCGCTGCCTATCACCGCCGGTTCGATTTGAAGCCGCGCACGATCCGCGTCGCAGACATGAAGACCGGCTGGGGCGCCTGTGGCCCGACCGGCTCCGTCCTGATCAACTGGACCCTCGTGTTCGCGCCGAAGGCGGTGCTGGAATACGTAGTCGCCCATGAACTGGCGCACCTGACCGTGCGCTCACACGGCCCCGACTTCTGGGCGCACATGGCGACGCTGATGCCTGACTATGATCGCCCGAAGGGTTGGCTCGACAGGCATCAGGGGGCGTTGGATGCGTCGTTCTTGAACACCGGTCCAACGCTCAGTGCAGATTGA
- a CDS encoding methyltransferase family protein, translated as MARLWAPPALFPGAFAAGGLLVGLALGLDLWAMLEMRRRRANILPHRAATALVTTGPFAWSRNPIYLANCLLLLGLGGLFDNAWFFVAAPVAAFATDRLAIRREERHLAALFGAAWSVYRSRVRRWFGRRMRS; from the coding sequence ATGGCGCGTCTATGGGCCCCGCCCGCCCTCTTCCCCGGCGCCTTCGCCGCTGGCGGCCTCCTGGTAGGGCTCGCCCTTGGTCTGGACCTCTGGGCCATGCTGGAGATGCGGCGGCGGCGCGCCAACATCCTGCCGCACCGGGCGGCGACCGCTCTGGTCACGACCGGTCCGTTCGCCTGGAGCCGCAACCCGATCTATCTCGCCAACTGTTTGCTGCTGCTCGGCCTCGGCGGCCTGTTCGACAACGCCTGGTTCTTCGTGGCCGCCCCCGTCGCCGCCTTCGCCACCGACCGCCTCGCCATCCGGCGCGAGGAACGACACCTGGCGGCCCTCTTCGGCGCGGCTTGGTCCGTGTACAGGAGTCGGGTGCGCCGCTGGTTTGGGCGTCGAATGAGGTCGTGA
- the cydB gene encoding cytochrome d ubiquinol oxidase subunit II: MSVDLTLVWAGLLAFAVFAYIVMDGFDLGVGILFPTLKAGDQRDKAMNSIAPVWDGNETWLILGGGGLFAAFPLAYAVLMPAVYTPIIAMLLGLVFRGVAFEYRWRTVRAKPVWDVAFFSGSLLAAFSQGVTLGAILQGVEVSGRAYGGGWWDWLSPFSLLTGAAVVVGYALLGATWLNMKTDGALQAHARTQAWKLGPATLLMIGAVSLATPFLDGEYARRWFDWPGVLLTAQVPLLVLIVAAAFFWTMRQKREVWPFLLSLGLFAVTFAGLGVSVFPYAVPDEITLWQAAAPASSQMFMLVGALILIPIILAYTAYAYWVFRGKVGDDGYH; this comes from the coding sequence ATGAGCGTTGATCTGACCCTAGTCTGGGCCGGTCTGCTGGCCTTCGCGGTCTTCGCCTACATCGTCATGGACGGGTTCGACCTGGGTGTCGGCATCCTGTTCCCGACACTGAAGGCCGGCGATCAGCGCGACAAGGCGATGAACTCGATCGCCCCGGTGTGGGACGGCAACGAGACCTGGCTGATCCTGGGCGGTGGCGGCCTGTTCGCGGCCTTCCCCCTCGCCTATGCGGTCCTGATGCCGGCGGTCTACACGCCGATCATCGCCATGCTGCTGGGGCTGGTCTTCCGGGGCGTCGCCTTTGAATACCGCTGGCGCACGGTGCGGGCCAAGCCCGTCTGGGATGTCGCCTTCTTCAGCGGCTCCCTCCTGGCCGCCTTCTCGCAGGGCGTCACCCTGGGGGCCATCCTGCAGGGGGTCGAAGTGTCCGGTCGCGCCTATGGCGGCGGCTGGTGGGACTGGCTCAGCCCCTTCAGCCTGCTGACCGGCGCCGCCGTTGTCGTCGGCTACGCCCTTCTCGGCGCCACCTGGCTGAACATGAAGACGGATGGCGCGCTTCAGGCTCACGCCCGCACCCAGGCCTGGAAGCTGGGTCCGGCGACCCTGCTGATGATTGGCGCGGTCAGCCTGGCCACCCCGTTCCTCGACGGCGAATACGCCCGGCGCTGGTTCGACTGGCCCGGCGTGCTTCTGACGGCGCAGGTGCCGTTGCTCGTTCTGATCGTCGCGGCCGCCTTCTTCTGGACCATGCGTCAGAAGCGTGAGGTCTGGCCCTTCCTGCTGTCGCTCGGCCTGTTCGCCGTGACCTTCGCAGGGCTGGGTGTGAGCGTCTTCCCCTACGCCGTGCCCGACGAGATCACCCTCTGGCAGGCCGCCGCCCCAGCCTCCAGCCAGATGTTCATGCTGGTCGGCGCCCTGATCCTGATCCCGATCATCCTCGCCTACACCGCCTATGCCTACTGGGTGTTCCGCGGCAAGGTCGGCGACGACGGTTACCACTGA
- a CDS encoding cytochrome ubiquinol oxidase subunit I — protein sequence MELDALILARMQFAFTVAFHIVFPAFSIGLASYLAVLEALWLKTGRELYLNLFKYWLKIFAVAFGMGVVSGLVMSYQFGTNWSVFSDKAGPVIGPLMAYEVLSAFFLEAGFLGVMLFGLNRVGKKLHFLATLMVAIGTFASAFWILSVNSWMQTPQGYAINEVGQFIPADWFKIVFNPSFPYRLAHMLLAAYLTTGLVVGAVGAWHLMKERTNKGARKMFAMAMGMILVAAPVQIFIGDAHGLNTLEHQPAKVMAMEGHFESHPDGAPLILFGLPDREAATVHGAVEVPKLSSLILKHDPNAPLAGLDTIARADWPPVEIVFWSFRVMVGLGMAMLLLGLWGLYARLRSRLYDAPWLHRFALIMGPMGFVAVLAGWITTEVGRQPWTVYGLLRTADSAAPLAAPAVASSLAAFAVVYFTVFGAGVFYILRLMSHAPHRGEPGVAETPIRTAGITPAPAIDPDRPITTGEETDHER from the coding sequence ATGGAACTTGACGCCCTGATCCTGGCGCGGATGCAGTTCGCCTTCACCGTCGCCTTCCACATCGTCTTCCCGGCCTTCTCCATCGGCCTGGCCAGCTATCTGGCTGTACTGGAGGCCCTGTGGCTGAAGACAGGGCGCGAGCTCTATCTGAACCTGTTCAAATACTGGCTGAAGATCTTCGCCGTCGCCTTCGGCATGGGCGTCGTCTCGGGTCTGGTGATGTCCTATCAGTTCGGCACCAACTGGTCGGTCTTCTCCGACAAGGCCGGGCCGGTCATCGGCCCCCTGATGGCCTATGAGGTGCTCAGCGCCTTCTTCCTTGAGGCCGGTTTCCTGGGCGTGATGCTGTTCGGCCTGAACCGCGTCGGCAAGAAGCTGCACTTCCTGGCCACCCTGATGGTCGCCATCGGCACCTTCGCCTCGGCCTTCTGGATCCTGTCGGTCAACAGCTGGATGCAGACGCCGCAAGGCTACGCCATCAATGAGGTCGGCCAGTTCATCCCGGCCGACTGGTTCAAGATCGTCTTCAACCCGTCCTTCCCCTATCGCCTCGCCCATATGCTGCTGGCGGCCTATCTGACGACCGGTCTGGTGGTCGGCGCGGTCGGCGCCTGGCACCTGATGAAGGAGCGGACCAACAAGGGCGCGCGCAAGATGTTCGCCATGGCCATGGGCATGATCCTGGTCGCCGCCCCGGTTCAGATCTTCATCGGCGACGCGCACGGACTGAACACCCTGGAGCATCAGCCCGCCAAGGTCATGGCGATGGAAGGCCACTTCGAAAGCCACCCGGACGGGGCGCCGCTGATCCTGTTCGGCCTGCCCGATCGCGAGGCCGCCACCGTCCATGGCGCGGTCGAGGTTCCGAAGCTGTCGTCCCTGATCCTAAAGCATGATCCAAACGCGCCCTTGGCCGGTCTCGACACCATCGCCCGCGCCGACTGGCCGCCGGTGGAGATCGTCTTCTGGTCCTTCCGCGTCATGGTGGGACTGGGCATGGCCATGCTGCTGCTGGGGCTATGGGGGTTGTACGCCCGCCTGCGCAGCCGCCTCTATGACGCCCCCTGGCTGCACCGCTTCGCCCTGATCATGGGACCGATGGGGTTCGTCGCCGTGCTGGCGGGCTGGATCACCACGGAGGTCGGCCGCCAGCCCTGGACCGTCTATGGCCTGCTGCGCACCGCCGACAGCGCCGCGCCTCTGGCGGCGCCTGCCGTCGCGAGCTCCCTGGCCGCCTTCGCCGTGGTCTATTTCACCGTCTTCGGCGCCGGGGTCTTCTACATCCTGCGTCTGATGAGCCATGCGCCTCATCGCGGCGAGCCGGGCGTGGCGGAAACGCCGATCCGCACGGCGGGCATCACGCCTGCCCCCGCCATCGACCCCGACCGTCCCATCACGACCGGCGAGGAGACCGATCATGAGCGTTGA
- a CDS encoding sulfite exporter TauE/SafE family protein, whose product MDLSPLQYGLGAGAGSLVGFTLGLVGGGGSILAVPLIVYLVGVKEPHLAIGTSAFAVAANAFANVINHARHGTVKWKIASLFAVAGVLGAFLGSSLGKAVDGQKLLALFAVLMLIVGVLMLRGRSAGGDPNVQLDRRNAPKLVGTGLATGVMSGFFGIGGGFLIVPSLIVSTRMPIYYAVGSSLVGVTAFGLTTAFNYALDGWVDWPLAAVFIGGGVLGGLVGARLAKALSGQKGLLNTVFAGLIFVVAFYMLYRSADALGLIG is encoded by the coding sequence ATGGACCTGTCTCCGCTGCAATACGGCCTCGGCGCCGGCGCCGGCTCGCTCGTCGGCTTCACCCTGGGCCTGGTCGGCGGCGGCGGGTCCATCCTGGCCGTGCCGCTGATCGTCTATCTGGTCGGGGTCAAGGAGCCGCATCTGGCGATCGGCACCAGCGCCTTCGCCGTGGCCGCCAACGCCTTCGCCAATGTGATCAATCATGCCCGCCACGGCACGGTGAAATGGAAGATCGCCAGTCTGTTCGCGGTCGCCGGGGTGCTCGGGGCCTTTCTGGGTTCGAGCCTGGGCAAGGCCGTGGACGGTCAGAAGCTGCTGGCCCTGTTCGCCGTCCTGATGCTGATCGTGGGCGTACTGATGTTGCGGGGCCGTTCCGCCGGCGGCGACCCGAACGTTCAGCTTGATCGCCGCAATGCACCCAAGCTCGTCGGCACAGGCCTGGCCACGGGCGTGATGTCGGGCTTCTTCGGCATCGGCGGCGGCTTCCTGATCGTGCCCAGCCTGATAGTCTCGACCCGGATGCCGATCTACTATGCCGTCGGCTCGTCGCTGGTCGGCGTCACCGCCTTCGGCCTGACCACGGCCTTCAACTACGCCCTGGACGGCTGGGTCGACTGGCCCCTGGCGGCGGTGTTCATTGGCGGCGGCGTACTGGGCGGTTTGGTCGGCGCGCGACTGGCCAAAGCCCTGTCAGGACAAAAAGGCCTATTGAACACAGTGTTCGCCGGGCTGATCTTCGTCGTCGCCTTCTATATGCTTTACCGCAGCGCCGACGCGCTCGGCCTGATCGGGTGA
- a CDS encoding NAD(P)/FAD-dependent oxidoreductase, with amino-acid sequence MSAQYAPLDSCDVLIVGGGSAGIATAASLLRRRPGLDVRIVEPSEHHYYQPGWTMVGAGVFTPERTRRRTEDLIPQGAQWVRGSVAAFDPIHDRVELTDGRWIGYRMLVAAPGLKLDWGAIPGLAETLGRNNVTSNYGYETAPYTWKLVQAMQSGRAIFTQPPMPIKCAGAPQKAMYLSADHWRDHGRNDIEIEFHNAGPVLFGVKDYVPALMEYVRKYRIDLNFGSKLVAVDGPARTATFAVTNADGEVSQVRREFDFLHVCPPQTAPDFIRESPLAAESGWIEVDDATLRHKRFENVFGLGDACSAPNAKTAAAARKQAPVVAENVLSLLDGQPMRAVYDGYGSCPLTVERGKIVLAEFGYGGKLLPSFPKWMLDGTKPTRLAWHLKAQALPEIYWLGMLRGREWLAGPHHIELAPQLRPAVA; translated from the coding sequence ATGAGCGCCCAGTACGCCCCCCTGGACTCCTGCGACGTCCTGATCGTCGGCGGCGGATCCGCCGGCATCGCCACAGCCGCCAGCCTCCTGCGCCGTCGCCCGGGTCTCGACGTCCGCATCGTCGAGCCATCCGAACATCACTACTATCAGCCCGGCTGGACCATGGTCGGCGCCGGCGTCTTCACGCCCGAGCGGACCCGGCGCCGCACCGAGGACCTGATCCCCCAAGGCGCCCAGTGGGTGCGGGGTTCGGTCGCGGCTTTCGACCCCATCCATGATCGCGTCGAACTGACCGACGGCCGCTGGATCGGCTATCGCATGCTGGTCGCGGCGCCGGGACTGAAGCTGGACTGGGGCGCCATTCCGGGCCTGGCGGAAACGCTCGGGCGCAACAACGTCACCTCCAACTACGGCTATGAGACCGCGCCCTACACCTGGAAGCTGGTGCAGGCGATGCAGAGCGGCCGGGCGATCTTCACCCAGCCGCCCATGCCGATCAAATGCGCCGGCGCCCCGCAGAAGGCCATGTATCTGTCGGCCGATCACTGGCGCGACCACGGCCGAAACGACATCGAGATCGAATTCCACAACGCCGGGCCCGTGCTGTTCGGGGTCAAGGACTACGTCCCGGCCCTGATGGAATATGTCCGCAAATACCGCATCGACCTGAACTTCGGATCGAAACTGGTCGCGGTAGATGGTCCTGCCAGGACGGCGACCTTCGCCGTGACGAACGCGGACGGCGAGGTCAGTCAGGTTCGACGAGAGTTCGACTTCCTGCACGTCTGCCCGCCGCAGACCGCGCCGGACTTCATTCGCGAAAGTCCGCTGGCCGCCGAAAGCGGCTGGATCGAGGTGGACGACGCCACCTTGCGTCACAAGCGGTTCGAAAACGTCTTCGGTCTGGGCGACGCCTGTTCGGCGCCCAACGCCAAGACCGCTGCGGCCGCCCGCAAACAGGCGCCCGTGGTGGCCGAGAACGTGCTGTCGCTGCTGGACGGCCAGCCGATGCGGGCGGTCTATGACGGCTATGGCTCATGTCCGCTCACGGTCGAGCGCGGCAAGATCGTGCTGGCCGAGTTCGGCTATGGGGGCAAGCTCCTGCCCAGCTTCCCGAAATGGATGCTCGACGGCACGAAGCCGACCCGTCTGGCCTGGCATCTGAAGGCCCAGGCCCTGCCCGAGATCTACTGGCTTGGGATGTTGCGCGGTCGCGAATGGCTGGCCGGACCCCACCACATCGAACTCGCCCCCCAACTTCGCCCTGCTGTCGCCTGA
- a CDS encoding TIGR01244 family sulfur transferase, producing the protein MDIRPLDEALSASPQIAPEDLPAIAAQGFRSVISNRPDGEEPGQPSAEDLRQAAEAAGLAFTHVPVVGGAISDQDVADFREALANLPQPVFGFCRTGTRTTTLWALANAAAETPDHLIARAKSAGYDLGALRSRLEGAAS; encoded by the coding sequence ATGGATATCCGCCCCCTGGACGAGGCCCTATCCGCCTCGCCCCAGATCGCCCCGGAAGACCTGCCCGCCATCGCGGCCCAGGGTTTCCGGTCGGTGATCTCGAACCGACCCGACGGCGAGGAGCCCGGCCAACCCAGCGCCGAAGATCTGCGCCAGGCCGCCGAGGCCGCCGGCCTGGCCTTCACCCACGTTCCCGTGGTCGGCGGCGCCATCTCCGACCAGGACGTGGCGGATTTCCGCGAGGCTCTGGCCAACCTGCCCCAGCCCGTGTTCGGATTCTGCCGCACCGGCACGCGCACCACCACCCTGTGGGCGCTGGCGAACGCCGCCGCCGAAACCCCCGATCATCTGATCGCCCGCGCCAAGAGCGCCGGCTACGACCTCGGCGCCCTGCGTTCTCGTCTTGAAGGAGCCGCGTCATGA
- a CDS encoding DUF6691 family protein, protein MNRLIVAVLCGLLFGAGMVVSDMINPARVLAFLDVTGAWDPSLAFVMGGALIPSAIAYLIRRRMDAPVAADTFHVPEGRTIDTPLVGGAVLFGLGWGLVGLCPGPALAALTTGAWQAFVFVGALVAGMALFRLTLDRNA, encoded by the coding sequence GTGAACCGGCTGATCGTCGCCGTCCTGTGCGGCCTGCTGTTCGGCGCTGGCATGGTGGTGTCGGATATGATCAACCCGGCCCGCGTCCTGGCCTTCCTGGATGTGACGGGCGCCTGGGACCCCTCGCTAGCGTTCGTCATGGGCGGGGCGCTGATCCCCTCCGCCATCGCCTATCTGATCCGCCGGCGCATGGATGCTCCGGTCGCGGCCGACACCTTCCATGTGCCCGAGGGCCGGACCATCGACACCCCTCTAGTCGGCGGGGCCGTCCTGTTCGGCCTGGGCTGGGGGCTGGTCGGCCTGTGCCCCGGCCCGGCGCTGGCGGCCCTGACGACCGGCGCCTGGCAGGCCTTCGTCTTCGTCGGCGCCCTCGTGGCCGGCATGGCGCTGTTCCGCCTGACGCTCGACCGAAACGCCTGA
- a CDS encoding YeeE/YedE family protein, giving the protein MLEPLPFIWPLAGGLLVGLSAGLYLLLNGRVAGISGLTAAATGLSKGAPRTLGLLFIAGLLGGAALASALIRRPEVQITSEVWLLVLGGLIVGFGTRWGSGCTSGHGVCGLARLSPRSIVATGVFMAVAALTVFVTRHLLGGLA; this is encoded by the coding sequence ATGCTTGAGCCCCTCCCCTTCATCTGGCCGCTGGCCGGCGGCCTGCTGGTCGGCCTGTCCGCCGGTCTCTACCTATTGCTGAATGGGCGCGTGGCCGGGATCTCCGGCCTGACCGCCGCTGCGACCGGCCTTTCGAAAGGCGCGCCGCGCACCCTGGGCCTGCTTTTCATCGCCGGCCTGCTGGGCGGCGCGGCCCTGGCCTCGGCGCTGATCCGCAGGCCCGAGGTGCAGATCACTTCGGAGGTCTGGCTGCTGGTGCTCGGCGGCCTGATCGTCGGCTTCGGCACCCGCTGGGGCTCGGGCTGCACCAGCGGCCACGGCGTCTGCGGCCTGGCCCGCCTGTCACCCCGCTCCATCGTCGCCACCGGCGTCTTCATGGCGGTTGCGGCCCTGACCGTCTTCGTCACCCGCCACCTGTTGGGAGGCTTGGCGTGA